One Campylobacter concisus DNA segment encodes these proteins:
- the msrB gene encoding peptide-methionine (R)-S-oxide reductase MsrB, protein MKKMLNFLLVLAVFLSVNLMAKDEFLKEQTMAGQNLKEIYLAGGCFWGMQGYFKKIFGVVDTKVGYANGKSENTSYRELHESDHAETLYVKFDENRVALAEILAHFFRVIDPTSLNKQGNDVGRQYRSGIYYVSKDDLPVIESFMKIEQKKFKDKIVVEVAPLKNFIIAEEYHQDYLDKNPFGYCHIDLNLASKPLYDEAKFKPLSKEELKRNLSSEQYAVTQEAATEKPFSSEYDKFDKKGIYVDITSGKPLFSSADKFDAGCGWPSFTKPITTTALSYSEDNSFMMKRVEVRSQNSDAHLGHVFDDGPSDKGGLRYCINGASLKFIPLEDMARLGYEEFIPYVK, encoded by the coding sequence ATGAAAAAGATGTTAAATTTTCTCTTGGTTTTGGCGGTATTTTTGAGTGTAAATTTGATGGCAAAAGATGAGTTTTTAAAGGAGCAGACGATGGCAGGGCAAAATTTGAAAGAAATTTATTTAGCAGGTGGCTGCTTTTGGGGCATGCAGGGATATTTTAAAAAGATATTTGGCGTGGTGGATACAAAAGTGGGCTACGCAAATGGCAAGAGCGAGAACACGAGCTACCGCGAGCTACATGAGAGCGATCATGCCGAGACACTTTATGTCAAATTTGATGAAAATAGGGTCGCTTTGGCTGAAATTTTGGCTCATTTTTTTAGGGTGATCGACCCGACTTCGTTAAACAAACAGGGCAATGACGTTGGCAGGCAGTATAGAAGCGGGATTTACTATGTTAGCAAGGACGATCTACCTGTTATTGAGAGCTTTATGAAGATAGAGCAAAAGAAATTTAAAGATAAGATCGTGGTTGAGGTAGCACCTCTTAAGAATTTCATCATTGCCGAGGAGTATCATCAAGACTATCTTGATAAAAACCCTTTTGGATACTGTCATATCGATCTAAATTTAGCGAGCAAGCCACTTTACGATGAGGCTAAATTTAAGCCGCTTAGCAAAGAGGAGCTAAAGAGAAATTTAAGTAGCGAGCAGTATGCCGTGACGCAGGAGGCGGCGACTGAGAAGCCATTTAGTAGCGAATATGATAAATTTGACAAAAAGGGCATTTACGTCGATATCACCAGCGGCAAGCCGCTCTTTTCAAGCGCTGATAAATTTGATGCGGGATGTGGCTGGCCAAGCTTCACAAAGCCTATCACGACAACGGCGCTTTCATATAGCGAGGATAACTCTTTTATGATGAAAAGGGTTGAAGTTAGGTCGCAAAACAGCGATGCACACCTTGGGCATGTCTTTGACGATGGACCAAGTGATAAGGGCGGACTAAGATACTGCATAAACGGCGCAAGCCTTAAATTTATACCGCTTGAGGATATGGCTAGGCTTGGATACGAGGAGTTTATCCCCTACGTTAAGTAG
- a CDS encoding NAD(P)H-dependent oxidoreductase → MKILLINGGKKFGHSDGRLNQTLHDLACEKLAKMGHEVKQTVIDQGYDIEAEVEKFLWMDAVVWQMPAWWMGEPWIVKKYIDEVFTAGHGKLYTSDGRHRVDPAKNYGKGGLLNGKNFMLSLTWNAPAEAFSDPNEFFEARGVDGVYFHFRKANEFLGMKPLPYFVCYDVIKMPDVPRDLKEYEAHLEKVFKA, encoded by the coding sequence ATGAAAATTTTACTTATAAATGGTGGCAAAAAATTTGGCCATTCAGATGGCAGGCTCAATCAAACACTTCACGATCTTGCGTGCGAAAAACTAGCGAAAATGGGTCACGAGGTAAAACAAACCGTGATAGATCAAGGCTATGATATCGAGGCTGAAGTTGAGAAATTTCTCTGGATGGATGCGGTAGTTTGGCAGATGCCAGCTTGGTGGATGGGCGAGCCTTGGATAGTGAAAAAATATATCGACGAGGTCTTTACAGCAGGTCATGGCAAGCTTTATACGAGTGATGGCAGGCACAGGGTAGATCCAGCCAAAAACTACGGCAAAGGCGGCTTGTTAAATGGCAAGAATTTTATGCTAAGCCTTACTTGGAATGCCCCAGCCGAGGCATTTAGCGATCCAAATGAGTTTTTTGAGGCGCGCGGAGTTGATGGAGTTTATTTTCATTTTAGAAAGGCAAATGAGTTTTTGGGCATGAAGCCTCTTCCATATTTTGTCTGCTACGATGTCATTAAGATGCCAGATGTGCCAAGAGATCTAAAAGAGTATGAGGCGCATCTTGAAAAAGTTTTCAAAGCGTAA
- a CDS encoding TerB family tellurite resistance protein: protein MSGVLFLLILGGAIFFFMSVQIGNNRKKQANVNEAKFLVSLLAKVAKSDGRVSELEARLITQVLDDLSQKVSGVSGVREYLKEVYNSQKENVDNAYETARNYKRAFNLNYDTCVARLTFFLNLAYIDGEFNKSEQDVIRNIAYGFGIDKETLDEIIYKFDSFYGSRFGADRDEVSQENDAFEVLGLSKNASLDEVKARYKELVRQYHPDILMGRGESKEVIERSTKKLQEINEAYGRLKEKFGV from the coding sequence ATGTCTGGAGTTTTGTTTTTACTGATATTAGGCGGTGCGATATTTTTCTTTATGAGCGTGCAAATAGGCAATAACCGCAAGAAACAAGCAAATGTAAATGAGGCTAAATTTCTAGTCTCACTGCTTGCAAAAGTCGCTAAAAGTGACGGCAGGGTTAGCGAGCTAGAGGCTAGGCTGATCACTCAAGTGCTTGATGATCTAAGCCAGAAAGTTAGCGGTGTTAGCGGCGTGCGCGAGTATCTAAAAGAGGTCTATAATAGCCAAAAAGAAAATGTAGATAATGCCTATGAAACCGCCAGAAACTACAAGCGCGCGTTTAATCTAAACTACGATACCTGCGTAGCTAGGCTCACTTTTTTTCTAAATTTAGCCTATATAGATGGAGAATTTAACAAAAGCGAGCAAGATGTTATAAGAAACATCGCTTATGGATTTGGCATAGATAAAGAGACGCTTGATGAGATAATCTATAAATTTGATAGCTTCTATGGCTCAAGATTTGGGGCAGACCGCGATGAGGTGAGCCAAGAAAACGATGCGTTTGAGGTTTTAGGACTTAGTAAAAATGCAAGCCTTGATGAGGTAAAGGCTCGCTACAAAGAGCTTGTGAGGCAGTATCATCCTGACATTTTGATGGGCAGAGGCGAGAGTAAAGAGGTGATAGAGCGCTCGACTAAGAAGCTTCAGGAGATAAATGAGGCTTATGGGCGATTAAAAGAGAAATTTGGAGTTTAG
- a CDS encoding SDH family Clp fold serine proteinase, translated as MFSKKSQKVSGEKEVEQNEKKGVAKPPVLFSDTQNLISTIEKRLNAPLITYYNSNAGNVCGNDASAMYEILKGKKIDTAYLFIKSDGGSGIAALRIISTLRNYCKNLIALIPSNCASAATMMALGANEIVMGPLAYLTPVDTSLKHELSPTNKGNELVSVSMDELSRVVKLWKEQDKDRPNDTNPYNSLYEYIHPLVFGAVDRASSLSLKICSELLRYHIDDDKKIVEISERLNADYPAHEYPILFREAQEIGLHVKKMDDDLNEMLQELTLLYSEMGQRAFTDYDENSYHDNNIANIIETNGKQIYYQIDKDWFYRPEERRWNVMNDESSWRKNELVNGKIKNTIYHLW; from the coding sequence ATGTTTTCTAAAAAGTCTCAAAAAGTAAGCGGGGAAAAGGAAGTAGAGCAAAACGAGAAAAAGGGCGTGGCAAAACCGCCAGTGCTCTTTAGCGATACTCAAAATTTGATAAGTACGATAGAAAAAAGGCTAAATGCCCCTTTGATAACCTACTACAACTCAAACGCTGGTAATGTCTGCGGCAACGATGCAAGCGCAATGTATGAAATTTTAAAGGGTAAAAAGATAGATACTGCCTATCTTTTTATAAAAAGTGATGGCGGAAGCGGCATAGCTGCACTTAGGATCATTAGTACGCTTAGAAACTACTGCAAAAATTTAATAGCGCTGATCCCATCAAACTGCGCCTCAGCTGCTACGATGATGGCGCTTGGCGCAAATGAGATCGTAATGGGCCCACTTGCCTATCTAACACCAGTTGATACCTCTTTAAAACACGAGCTGAGCCCTACAAACAAGGGTAACGAGCTTGTTAGCGTCTCTATGGACGAGCTTAGCCGTGTAGTGAAGCTTTGGAAAGAGCAGGATAAAGATAGACCAAACGACACAAACCCCTATAACTCGCTATATGAGTATATTCATCCGCTAGTTTTTGGTGCGGTTGATCGTGCTAGCTCGCTCTCACTTAAAATTTGCTCTGAGCTACTTAGATATCACATAGATGATGACAAAAAGATCGTTGAAATTTCAGAGCGACTAAACGCAGACTACCCAGCGCACGAGTATCCGATACTCTTTCGTGAGGCGCAGGAGATCGGCCTGCATGTCAAAAAAATGGACGATGATCTAAACGAGATGCTTCAGGAGCTAACGCTACTTTACTCAGAGATGGGACAGCGAGCCTTTACCGACTACGATGAGAACAGCTATCACGATAACAACATCGCAAACATCATCGAGACAAACGGCAAACAAATTTACTATCAGATCGATAAAGACTGGTTTTATCGCCCTGAGGAGCGCCGCTGGAATGTTATGAATGACGAGAGCTCATGGCGCAAAAACGAGCTAGTAAATGGCAAGATAAAAAATACGATCTATCACTTGTGGTAA
- the purH gene encoding bifunctional phosphoribosylaminoimidazolecarboxamide formyltransferase/IMP cyclohydrolase, whose amino-acid sequence MRALLSVSDKEGILEFAKGLEELGWQILSTGGTYKLLKDEGVKATEVSEFTASPEMFEGRVKTLHPKIHGGILHKRDDATHVAQAKEHGIEGIDLVCVNLYPFKETTIRTDDFAEIIENIDIGGPAMVRSAAKNFKDVLIVTSVLDYDEILKRLREKSDDFEFRRSLMIKAFEHTAAYDSMIANYMNDRFNGGFGDARFIVGSKVFDTRYGENPHQKGALYEFDYFFTNNFRALKGEASFNNMTDINGALMLATSFDDAPAVAIIKHANPCGFAVKDTLLESYVAALKCDPISAYGGVVAINGTLDEELAKKINEIYVEVIIAANVDDAALKVFESKKRIKIFTQDNKFLVRANDKFDFKHIDGGFVFQERDFVKDEELENMKQMSKKFATGSELKDAQIAWKVAALTKSNCVVYVKDGAMVAIGMGMTSRVDAARAAVAKAKELKIDLNGCVLASEAFFPFRDSIDIASKVGVKCVIEPGGSIRDDEVIEAADEHGMSLYFTGVRHFLH is encoded by the coding sequence ATGAGAGCGTTGCTTAGCGTTAGCGATAAAGAGGGCATTTTGGAGTTTGCAAAGGGGCTAGAAGAGCTTGGCTGGCAGATACTTTCAACTGGTGGCACCTACAAACTTTTAAAGGATGAGGGCGTCAAAGCTACTGAAGTTAGCGAATTTACGGCGTCGCCTGAGATGTTTGAGGGCAGGGTAAAGACCCTTCATCCAAAGATACATGGCGGCATCTTGCATAAACGTGACGACGCTACGCACGTGGCTCAGGCAAAAGAGCATGGCATCGAGGGGATTGATCTGGTTTGCGTAAATTTATATCCATTCAAAGAGACTACGATTAGAACCGATGACTTTGCCGAAATCATCGAAAATATCGACATCGGTGGCCCAGCTATGGTAAGGAGTGCGGCTAAAAATTTTAAAGACGTCCTTATCGTCACAAGCGTACTTGACTACGATGAAATTTTAAAGCGCTTAAGAGAAAAAAGCGATGATTTTGAGTTTAGAAGATCGCTGATGATAAAGGCGTTCGAGCATACAGCGGCATATGACAGCATGATCGCAAACTATATGAATGATAGATTTAATGGCGGTTTTGGCGATGCTAGATTTATCGTGGGAAGCAAGGTTTTTGACACCAGATACGGCGAAAACCCACACCAAAAAGGCGCGCTTTATGAGTTTGATTATTTCTTCACAAACAACTTTAGAGCCCTAAAAGGCGAGGCAAGTTTCAATAATATGACCGATATAAATGGCGCACTAATGCTTGCAACTAGCTTTGATGACGCACCAGCAGTGGCTATCATCAAGCACGCTAACCCTTGCGGCTTTGCGGTAAAAGATACGTTGCTAGAGAGCTACGTGGCAGCGCTTAAGTGCGATCCGATCTCAGCATACGGTGGCGTGGTCGCGATAAATGGCACGCTTGATGAGGAGCTTGCTAAAAAGATAAATGAAATTTACGTTGAAGTAATCATCGCTGCAAATGTTGATGATGCCGCGCTTAAGGTATTTGAGAGTAAAAAACGCATCAAAATTTTCACACAAGATAATAAATTTTTAGTGCGTGCAAATGATAAATTTGACTTTAAGCACATCGATGGTGGATTTGTATTTCAAGAAAGAGACTTTGTAAAAGACGAAGAGCTTGAAAATATGAAGCAAATGAGCAAGAAATTTGCAACTGGCAGCGAGCTAAAAGACGCTCAGATCGCGTGGAAAGTGGCTGCGCTAACGAAGAGCAACTGCGTAGTTTATGTAAAAGATGGCGCTATGGTGGCTATTGGCATGGGTATGACTAGCCGTGTGGATGCTGCTCGTGCGGCCGTAGCGAAGGCAAAGGAGCTAAAGATCGACCTAAATGGCTGCGTGCTTGCAAGCGAGGCGTTCTTTCCGTTTAGAGATAGCATTGACATCGCTAGCAAAGTGGGCGTAAAATGCGTCATTGAGCCAGGCGGCAGTATCAGAGATGATGAGGTGATAGAGGCTGCCGATGAGCACGGCATGTCGCTATATTTCACTGGCGTTAGACACTTCTTGCACTAA
- the purL gene encoding phosphoribosylformylglycinamidine synthase subunit PurL yields the protein MDKATIQAHKISDEEYEEILKILGREPNLLELGIFSAMWSEHCSYKSSKKYLNGFPTKAPWVIQGPGENAGVIDVGDGVAAVFKMESHNHPSFIEPFQGAATGVGGILRDVFTMGARVVANMNSLRFGEIRGEGELAKKHRYLLKGSVAGIGHYGNCMGIPTVGGETTFDPSFNGNILINAFALGLCKSDEIFYGKAEGVGNPVIYVGSKTGRDGLGGAVMASDSFNDENKSLRPTVQVGDPFAEKLLMEACLELFKKDYIIGIQDMGAAGLTSSSFEMAGRSGSGMKMYLERVPMREVGMTPYELMLSESQERMLICAKKGFEQKVLEIFRKWDLDAEIIGEVTSSGVMQLYWHDELAGEIPIGPLSEAAPVLDRPVARPKYLDGIANLEIPNNVDNKTAFFKLLKEPEVLNKSFIYDQYDANIQTNTIKQPGHLGAASIRVKGTKKAVSMAAQCDPRANFVDPKIGAARAVAAAGRKVAMSGAVPLAITDCLNYGNPQNPEVMWQFKEGCEGIKEACRELNTPVVSGNVSLYNDTDGVSVYPTPAIVTVGVNDDANLNLKSTFLSEGRAIYLLGETSGEFAASLYAKALFNVVGGKLKEVEYKAERALWELVIEANKEQILEFANSVGVGGLAITLAKMASISNIGANCEIKFKEPNFIFDESFSRAVVGVKDEAKFEALAAKFGVKFEKIGVSGGKRFKLNDIDESLEDVREIYLNEFAKIVKKED from the coding sequence ATGGATAAAGCTACCATACAAGCACATAAAATCAGCGACGAAGAGTATGAGGAGATCTTAAAAATTTTAGGCCGTGAGCCAAATTTACTAGAGCTTGGCATATTTTCAGCGATGTGGAGCGAGCACTGCAGCTACAAATCAAGCAAAAAATACCTAAACGGCTTTCCGACAAAGGCACCTTGGGTCATTCAAGGACCTGGCGAAAATGCTGGCGTCATTGACGTTGGCGACGGGGTTGCAGCTGTGTTTAAGATGGAGAGTCACAACCACCCAAGCTTTATCGAGCCGTTTCAGGGCGCTGCAACTGGCGTTGGTGGAATTTTAAGAGACGTCTTTACGATGGGCGCAAGAGTTGTTGCGAACATGAACTCGCTTCGCTTTGGCGAGATAAGAGGCGAGGGCGAGCTAGCCAAAAAGCATAGATATCTGTTAAAAGGAAGCGTGGCTGGCATAGGACACTACGGCAACTGCATGGGTATCCCAACTGTTGGCGGCGAGACCACCTTTGATCCTAGCTTTAATGGCAATATCCTAATCAACGCCTTCGCGCTTGGTCTTTGTAAGAGTGATGAAATTTTCTACGGCAAGGCTGAAGGTGTTGGCAACCCAGTCATCTACGTAGGCTCAAAGACCGGCAGGGACGGACTTGGCGGCGCTGTGATGGCGAGCGATAGCTTTAACGACGAAAATAAATCACTTCGCCCAACGGTGCAAGTAGGCGACCCATTTGCCGAGAAGCTGCTTATGGAGGCGTGCCTAGAGCTTTTCAAAAAAGACTATATCATCGGTATCCAAGACATGGGTGCAGCAGGGCTAACAAGCTCTAGCTTTGAGATGGCTGGCAGAAGCGGCAGCGGCATGAAGATGTATTTAGAGCGCGTGCCGATGCGCGAAGTTGGCATGACGCCTTATGAGCTAATGCTAAGCGAGTCTCAAGAGCGTATGCTAATATGCGCCAAAAAAGGTTTTGAGCAAAAAGTGCTTGAAATTTTTAGAAAGTGGGACCTTGACGCTGAGATCATCGGTGAGGTCACAAGTAGCGGCGTGATGCAGCTTTACTGGCACGACGAGCTTGCAGGCGAAATCCCTATCGGCCCACTTAGCGAGGCAGCTCCTGTGCTTGATCGTCCAGTCGCACGTCCAAAATACCTTGATGGGATAGCAAATTTAGAAATTCCAAATAATGTTGATAACAAAACGGCATTTTTTAAGCTTTTAAAAGAGCCAGAAGTGCTAAATAAGAGCTTTATCTACGACCAATACGACGCAAATATCCAGACAAATACGATAAAACAGCCAGGGCACTTAGGTGCTGCAAGCATCAGAGTAAAAGGCACTAAAAAGGCCGTCTCTATGGCTGCGCAGTGCGATCCTAGAGCAAATTTCGTCGATCCAAAGATCGGTGCTGCAAGAGCCGTCGCTGCTGCTGGTAGAAAGGTAGCGATGAGCGGCGCTGTGCCACTTGCGATCACCGACTGCCTAAACTACGGCAATCCGCAAAATCCAGAGGTGATGTGGCAGTTTAAAGAGGGCTGCGAGGGCATAAAAGAGGCTTGCCGTGAGCTAAATACGCCAGTCGTTAGCGGTAACGTGAGCCTTTATAACGACACTGACGGCGTTAGCGTCTATCCAACGCCAGCTATCGTAACAGTTGGGGTAAATGACGATGCAAATTTAAACCTAAAAAGCACATTTTTAAGCGAGGGCAGGGCGATTTACTTGCTTGGTGAGACAAGTGGCGAATTTGCTGCTTCACTTTACGCAAAGGCGCTATTTAACGTGGTTGGTGGCAAGCTAAAAGAGGTTGAATATAAAGCTGAAAGGGCCCTTTGGGAGCTAGTGATAGAGGCAAATAAAGAGCAAATTTTAGAGTTTGCAAATAGCGTAGGCGTAGGCGGTCTTGCTATTACGCTAGCAAAAATGGCTAGCATTTCAAACATCGGCGCAAACTGCGAGATTAAATTTAAAGAGCCAAATTTCATCTTTGACGAGAGCTTTTCAAGGGCGGTCGTGGGTGTAAAAGACGAGGCTAAATTTGAAGCGCTTGCTGCTAAATTTGGTGTGAAATTTGAGAAGATCGGCGTTAGCGGAGGCAAGAGATTTAAGCTAAATGATATAGATGAGAGCTTAGAGGACGTAAGAGAAATTTATCTAAATGAGTTTGCGAAAATCGTAAAAAAGGAGGACTAA